A window of the Amycolatopsis solani genome harbors these coding sequences:
- a CDS encoding AfsR/SARP family transcriptional regulator: MLFRLLGELDVRAGDRVVEIRRPRLQGLLTALLTDLNKVVPADVLAERVWGERLPAHPRNALYSYVSRLRTALGEALITQRSGGYLLTADPGSVDLHVFRQLLGEAGQTAGDDEKAALLTRALGLWHGEPFGSLDTPWFVNQRTALASRRLGAQLDLADLRLRGKRPGELVPELTALAESHPLDERVRGQLVLALHRAGRQGDALREYDRIRRLLAEELGADPGAALRQVHEQVLRGDPRPRAAAARPVPQQLPAAPAAFVGRAGLLAELDRAAASADPVVISAIGGAGGIGKTWLALHWAAGKLAEFPDGQLYVNLRGFDPVAEPMPVSVAVRGFLHALGVDGAAVPPDQDAQLALYRSLLAGKRVLVVLDNAADSAQAAPLLPGSPTCRVLVTSRNRLGGLVAAHGARPVPLDVLSAREARELLDRQIGPGRLDDVTAGELIRLCAGLPLALGIVGARAATSPELPPSLLAEELRDQAARLDGLDAGEAGLSLRTVFSWSLRHLTPEASALFGLLATAPGPDIGLPAAAALAGRPAAATRTVLRALDNAHLLTRTPSGRYRMHDLVRLYASEEAERALPEDVREAALRRVTDFYLRTSWHGHLAIEPLQTPITLEPSLPGVEAQRFGDQAEAVRWFAAEHACLTATTELAAGRGWHTQVWQLAWLLNEFRARQGQLREREAAGRLALAAAEQLGDVTAQLIAYRIHASASIFAGHPEVALECLPGALALAERAGDRLQQAHLHYVMAGAHEYHAQDYRAELAQCERIFELIEPDDAPRLYIRALDLVGFCHLQWSDWPRARHWLDRATAVARKYGDLDGEAHATGNLGFVALRSGDWAEAVEHLERAIGILTTIGNERHAAFFLVALGDSYRLVDREDDARRVLHDALDRYRTHPEGARLKEVEACFLALDEQPVG; the protein is encoded by the coding sequence GTGCTGTTCAGGCTGCTGGGCGAGCTCGACGTCCGCGCCGGCGACCGGGTCGTGGAGATCCGGCGGCCCCGCCTCCAGGGGTTGCTCACCGCACTGCTCACCGACCTGAACAAGGTCGTGCCCGCCGACGTCCTCGCCGAGCGCGTCTGGGGTGAGCGGCTGCCCGCCCACCCGCGCAATGCCTTGTACAGCTACGTTTCCCGGCTGCGCACGGCACTCGGTGAAGCGCTCATCACGCAGCGCTCCGGCGGCTACCTGCTGACCGCCGATCCCGGGTCCGTCGACCTGCACGTCTTCCGGCAGCTGCTCGGCGAAGCCGGCCAGACCGCCGGCGACGACGAGAAAGCGGCGCTGCTGACCCGCGCGCTGGGCCTGTGGCACGGCGAACCCTTCGGCAGCCTGGACACGCCGTGGTTCGTGAACCAGCGCACGGCACTGGCGAGCCGCCGCCTCGGCGCGCAGCTGGACCTCGCCGACCTCCGGCTGCGCGGCAAGCGGCCCGGCGAACTCGTGCCCGAACTGACCGCGCTCGCCGAAAGCCACCCGCTGGACGAACGCGTGCGCGGGCAGCTGGTGCTCGCGCTGCACCGCGCCGGCCGCCAGGGCGACGCGCTGCGCGAGTACGACCGGATCCGCCGCCTGCTGGCCGAAGAGCTCGGCGCCGATCCCGGTGCGGCGCTGCGGCAGGTGCACGAACAAGTCCTGCGCGGCGACCCGCGGCCGCGGGCCGCCGCGGCGAGGCCGGTCCCGCAGCAGCTGCCGGCGGCTCCGGCGGCGTTCGTCGGCCGGGCCGGCCTGCTGGCGGAGCTCGACCGGGCCGCGGCCTCGGCGGACCCGGTGGTGATCTCGGCGATCGGCGGCGCGGGCGGCATCGGGAAGACGTGGCTGGCCCTGCACTGGGCGGCCGGGAAGCTCGCCGAATTCCCCGACGGGCAGCTGTACGTGAACCTGCGCGGCTTCGACCCGGTCGCCGAGCCGATGCCGGTTTCCGTTGCGGTGCGCGGGTTCCTGCACGCACTGGGCGTGGACGGCGCCGCGGTGCCGCCGGACCAGGACGCCCAGCTCGCGCTGTACCGCAGCCTGCTCGCGGGAAAGCGCGTGCTGGTCGTGCTCGACAACGCCGCCGACAGCGCGCAGGCCGCGCCGCTGCTGCCCGGCAGCCCGACCTGCCGCGTGCTGGTGACCAGCCGGAACCGGCTCGGCGGGCTGGTCGCGGCGCACGGGGCCCGGCCGGTCCCGCTGGACGTGCTGTCCGCGCGCGAGGCGCGGGAACTGCTCGACCGGCAGATCGGTCCCGGCCGGCTCGACGACGTGACGGCGGGCGAGCTGATCCGGCTCTGCGCCGGACTGCCGCTCGCGCTGGGCATCGTCGGGGCCCGCGCGGCCACGTCCCCGGAACTGCCGCCGTCGCTGCTGGCCGAGGAACTGCGTGACCAGGCGGCGCGGCTGGACGGGCTGGACGCGGGCGAAGCCGGGCTGAGCCTGCGGACGGTGTTCTCGTGGTCCCTGCGCCACCTGACGCCCGAGGCGTCGGCGTTGTTCGGCCTGCTGGCCACCGCGCCCGGTCCCGACATCGGCCTGCCCGCCGCGGCGGCGCTGGCCGGCCGCCCGGCCGCCGCGACGCGGACGGTGCTGCGCGCGCTGGACAACGCGCACCTGCTGACGCGGACGCCGAGCGGCCGCTACCGGATGCACGACCTGGTCCGGCTCTACGCATCCGAAGAGGCCGAGCGGGCGCTCCCGGAAGACGTCCGCGAAGCCGCGCTGCGGCGGGTGACCGACTTCTACCTCCGGACGTCCTGGCACGGGCACCTCGCGATCGAGCCGCTCCAGACGCCGATCACGCTCGAGCCGTCGTTGCCCGGGGTCGAGGCGCAGCGGTTCGGCGACCAGGCCGAGGCGGTGCGGTGGTTCGCCGCCGAGCACGCCTGCCTGACCGCCACGACCGAGCTGGCGGCCGGGCGCGGCTGGCACACACAGGTCTGGCAGCTGGCTTGGCTGCTCAACGAATTCCGCGCCCGCCAAGGGCAGTTGCGCGAGCGCGAGGCCGCGGGCCGGCTCGCGCTCGCGGCGGCGGAGCAGCTCGGTGACGTCACCGCGCAGCTGATCGCGTACCGGATCCACGCCAGCGCCAGCATCTTCGCGGGCCACCCCGAGGTCGCGCTCGAGTGCTTGCCCGGGGCACTGGCGCTGGCCGAGCGCGCCGGCGACCGGCTGCAGCAGGCCCACCTGCACTACGTCATGGCCGGCGCGCACGAGTACCACGCCCAGGACTACCGGGCCGAGCTGGCGCAGTGCGAGCGGATCTTCGAGCTGATCGAGCCGGACGACGCACCCCGCCTCTACATCCGGGCGCTCGACCTGGTCGGCTTCTGCCACCTCCAGTGGAGCGACTGGCCGCGGGCCCGGCACTGGCTCGACCGGGCCACGGCGGTGGCGCGCAAGTACGGCGACCTGGACGGCGAAGCGCACGCCACCGGGAACCTGGGTTTCGTCGCGCTGCGCAGCGGCGACTGGGCCGAGGCCGTCGAGCACCTGGAGCGGGCGATCGGGATCCTGACGACGATCGGCAACGAACGCCACGCGGCGTTCTTCCTCGTCGCGCTCGGCGACAGCTACCGCCTCGTGGACCGCGAGGACGACGCGCGCCGGGTCCTCCACGACGCGCTCGACCGCTACCGCACCCACCCGGAAGGCGCGCGGCTCAAGGAAGTCGAGGCGTGCTTCCTCGCACTCGACGAGCAGCCGGTCGGCTAG
- a CDS encoding DUF5709 domain-containing protein — MDDSEDRADDGILDPEDTLDDRDELAEGYSPPERAQATEGWGTTARETAEGESWEARLAREVPDSSSDEDGDGLGDSEDTDGELLDDEVGDVRAGRLVATDEGFGEDSDEELYASDAGIDGGAASAEEAAVHVIDPARRW, encoded by the coding sequence ATGGACGACTCCGAAGACCGCGCCGACGACGGCATCCTCGACCCCGAGGACACCTTGGACGACCGCGACGAACTGGCCGAGGGCTACTCCCCGCCGGAACGCGCGCAGGCGACCGAAGGCTGGGGCACCACCGCCCGCGAGACGGCGGAGGGCGAAAGCTGGGAAGCGCGGCTGGCCCGTGAAGTCCCGGACTCCTCGTCGGACGAGGACGGCGACGGCCTCGGCGACAGCGAAGACACCGACGGCGAACTGCTCGACGACGAGGTCGGCGACGTCCGCGCGGGCCGGCTGGTCGCCACCGACGAAGGCTTCGGCGAGGACAGCGACGAAGAGCTCTACGCGTCGGACGCGGGCATCGACGGCGGCGCGGCTTCGGCGGAGGAAGCCGCGGTCCACGTGATCGACCCGGCCCGCCGCTGGTGA
- a CDS encoding cyclase family protein, whose amino-acid sequence MPMRRRVLAAGLAGVFGAALSGRTAQAAVPPVRLDQLNLVNLSHVNDPATTNVFPGDPAFELETIATIPDDGYYLQFVREGEHTGTHWGAPGHFNTGEPLADDMDPADLFRPAVKIDIRAKAAHNADYAVTIDDLKAWERRNGRIPDESVVVLWTGWDAKWGTPAFPNTDANGVLRQPGFSIPAVEWLIDTGRLGRRGGTGTDTFSPDVGTDETYTVSKLVYRRHRISLEILANLKALPTTGAWVLAGGPINRKGAGSTATIFGVLPPGVKAG is encoded by the coding sequence ATGCCGATGAGACGCAGGGTGCTGGCCGCGGGGCTGGCGGGGGTGTTCGGCGCCGCGCTGTCCGGGCGGACGGCCCAGGCGGCGGTCCCGCCGGTGCGGCTCGACCAGCTGAACCTGGTCAACCTGTCGCACGTCAACGACCCGGCGACGACCAACGTCTTCCCCGGCGACCCGGCCTTCGAGCTGGAAACGATCGCCACCATCCCCGACGACGGCTACTACCTGCAGTTCGTCCGCGAAGGCGAGCACACGGGCACGCACTGGGGCGCGCCCGGCCACTTCAACACCGGCGAACCGCTGGCCGACGACATGGACCCGGCCGATCTATTCCGCCCGGCCGTGAAGATCGACATAAGAGCTAAGGCGGCCCACAACGCGGACTACGCGGTGACGATCGACGACCTCAAGGCGTGGGAGCGGCGCAACGGCCGCATCCCGGACGAGAGCGTCGTCGTGCTGTGGACCGGCTGGGACGCGAAGTGGGGCACGCCCGCCTTCCCGAACACGGACGCGAACGGCGTCCTGCGCCAGCCGGGGTTTTCGATCCCGGCGGTCGAATGGCTGATCGACACCGGACGGCTGGGTCGCCGCGGCGGCACGGGCACCGACACGTTCAGCCCGGACGTCGGCACCGATGAGACGTACACGGTGTCGAAGCTGGTGTACCGGCGGCACCGGATCAGCTTGGAGATCCTGGCGAACTTGAAGGCGTTGCCGACGACCGGAGCGTGGGTGCTGGCCGGTGGGCCGATCAACCGGAAGGGGGCGGGTTCGACGGCGACGATCTTCGGGGTGCTGCCGCCGGGGGTGAAGGCGGGCTGA
- a CDS encoding putative bifunctional diguanylate cyclase/phosphodiesterase has translation MTVRRYPAATVLVVLTAALVVVNGFAFWGDTFALWIDDAMQLSAGVAAVVCGVVVARRVRGHQRWWRVLVAVGMAGWSLGQCVWSWYQLVDGRGLPSPSLADVGYLSFPVFALAALFTLARARVRPDRERWQPAQWTAHFGVAVVLDGLIVTGSLFILTWTAALAQLVRATAPDKLTWAVAISYPLSDLVIVVVAVLLVVFDRVDRPYRANLLLAAVGIVALAASDSVFAYLVSIGAESMKPWSDGGFVLGPLFIAFALLATPGTRRREDANQPVGIDWWQLALPYVPVTAVALLITGQVVAGAGPDAVEVYVGVLVVFLVLARQLLSLLDNRLLLRRVYEGQQQLTHQAYHDPLTGLANRALFADRLDRALESGPRPLVLIFVDLDDFKEVNDRFGHAGGDVLLHAVAQRLLSCVRAEDTVARLGGDEFAILLEGEVAAPQAVADRIQGVLRRPFAVHGTLVPVRASMGLVVPDPAEPLITSDVLLGRADTSMYAGKRLGKDTTVVYRPSDDGPPDFPAALRRANGGIPEGFALVFQPIVRLPDATPVAVEALARWTTRDGTAVSPETFVRAAEGAGLGAELDALVLDLACREITAAGVDLTVHVNVCASRLGAAELEQSVGASLARYGLPADRLVVEITETVPVPDLAAGAAAIRRLQALGVRVALDDFGAGYSSLTVLHALPVDLIKLDRALTTGVQPERDAALCRSLVGLCRDLEVAVVAEGIETAEQAELVTRAGCPTAQGYRFGHPAPLSSLHLSAAPLTAG, from the coding sequence ATGACAGTGCGGCGGTACCCGGCCGCGACCGTGCTCGTCGTCCTCACGGCGGCCCTGGTCGTGGTCAACGGGTTCGCGTTCTGGGGCGACACCTTCGCACTGTGGATCGACGACGCCATGCAGCTGAGCGCCGGGGTGGCCGCGGTGGTCTGCGGCGTCGTCGTCGCCCGGCGGGTGCGCGGGCACCAGCGCTGGTGGCGGGTCCTGGTGGCGGTCGGCATGGCCGGCTGGTCGCTCGGGCAGTGCGTCTGGTCGTGGTACCAGCTCGTCGACGGGCGCGGGCTGCCGTCGCCGTCGCTGGCCGACGTCGGCTACCTGAGCTTCCCGGTGTTCGCGCTCGCCGCCCTGTTCACGCTGGCCAGGGCCCGGGTGCGGCCGGACCGCGAACGCTGGCAGCCCGCGCAGTGGACCGCGCACTTCGGCGTCGCGGTGGTGCTCGACGGCCTGATCGTCACCGGCTCGCTGTTCATCCTCACCTGGACCGCGGCGCTCGCGCAGCTGGTCCGCGCCACCGCGCCGGACAAGCTGACCTGGGCCGTCGCGATCTCCTACCCGCTGTCGGACCTCGTGATCGTGGTCGTCGCGGTGCTGCTGGTGGTGTTCGACCGGGTGGACCGGCCCTACCGGGCGAACCTGCTGCTGGCCGCGGTCGGGATCGTCGCGCTGGCCGCGTCCGACAGCGTGTTCGCCTACCTGGTCAGCATCGGCGCCGAGAGCATGAAGCCGTGGTCGGACGGCGGGTTCGTGCTCGGCCCGCTGTTCATCGCCTTCGCGTTGCTGGCCACGCCCGGCACGCGGCGGCGCGAGGACGCGAACCAGCCGGTCGGGATCGACTGGTGGCAGCTGGCGCTGCCGTACGTGCCGGTCACCGCGGTCGCGCTGCTGATCACCGGGCAGGTGGTGGCGGGCGCGGGCCCGGACGCCGTCGAGGTGTACGTCGGCGTGCTGGTGGTGTTCCTCGTGCTCGCCCGCCAGCTGCTTTCGTTGCTGGACAACAGGTTGCTGCTACGCCGGGTGTACGAGGGGCAGCAGCAGCTGACCCACCAGGCCTACCACGACCCGCTGACCGGACTGGCCAACCGCGCGCTGTTCGCCGACCGGCTGGACCGGGCGCTCGAGAGCGGGCCGCGGCCGCTGGTGCTCATCTTCGTCGACCTCGACGACTTCAAGGAGGTCAACGACCGCTTCGGCCACGCGGGCGGCGACGTCCTGCTGCACGCGGTCGCCCAGCGCCTGCTGAGCTGCGTCCGCGCGGAAGACACGGTGGCGCGCCTCGGCGGCGACGAGTTCGCGATCCTGCTGGAGGGTGAGGTGGCGGCCCCGCAGGCGGTCGCCGACCGCATCCAGGGCGTCCTGCGACGGCCGTTCGCGGTGCACGGCACGCTGGTCCCGGTCCGGGCGAGCATGGGCCTGGTGGTGCCGGACCCGGCCGAGCCCCTGATCACGTCGGACGTGCTGCTCGGCCGCGCCGACACGTCGATGTACGCGGGCAAGCGCCTCGGCAAGGACACGACGGTGGTCTACCGCCCCTCCGACGACGGCCCGCCCGACTTCCCGGCCGCCCTGCGCCGCGCGAACGGCGGCATCCCGGAGGGCTTCGCCCTGGTGTTCCAGCCGATCGTCCGGCTCCCGGACGCGACCCCGGTGGCGGTCGAGGCGCTGGCCCGCTGGACCACGCGCGACGGCACGGCGGTGTCCCCGGAGACGTTCGTCCGCGCGGCGGAGGGAGCGGGCCTCGGCGCGGAGCTGGACGCGCTGGTGCTGGACCTGGCCTGCCGCGAGATCACCGCGGCGGGCGTCGACCTGACGGTGCACGTCAACGTGTGCGCGAGCCGCCTGGGGGCGGCCGAGCTGGAACAGAGCGTCGGCGCGAGCCTCGCCCGCTACGGCCTGCCGGCGGACCGCCTGGTCGTGGAGATCACCGAGACGGTCCCGGTCCCGGACCTCGCCGCGGGCGCCGCCGCGATCCGCCGCCTGCAGGCCCTCGGCGTCCGGGTGGCCCTGGACGACTTCGGCGCGGGGTACAGCTCGCTGACGGTGCTGCACGCGCTGCCGGTCGACCTGATCAAGCTGGACCGGGCGTTGACGACGGGGGTCCAGCCCGAGCGCGACGCGGCGCTGTGCCGGTCGCTGGTCGGGCTGTGCCGCGATCTCGAGGTGGCGGTGGTGGCGGAGGGCATCGAGACGGCGGAGCAGGCCGAGCTGGTCACGCGCGCGGGGTGCCCGACCGCGCAGGGATACCGCTTCGGCCACCCGGCCCCGCTGTCCTCGCTCCACCTCTCCGCGGCCCCGCTCACCGCCGGCTGA